One segment of Primulina tabacum isolate GXHZ01 chromosome 6, ASM2559414v2, whole genome shotgun sequence DNA contains the following:
- the LOC142549591 gene encoding sugar transporter ERD6-like 6 has product MSSEIAAEDGLRKPLLHTGSWYRMAGMGSRQSSIMGSSLQIIRESISIFLCVSIVALGPIQFGFTCGYSNPTQTDIIKDLGLTISEFSIFGSLANVGAMVGAIASGQIAEYMGRKGSLMIASIPNIIGWLSISFAKDTSFLFMGRLLAGFGVGIISYTVPVYIAEIAPQNMRGSLGAVNQLSVTIGIMLAYLLGLFLPWRMLAVFGTLPCLILMPGLFFIPESPRWLAKMGMNEDFETSLQVVRGFETDISAEVNEIKRSVASSSKRTALKFSEFKRKRYWYPLMVGIGLLMLQQLSGINGVLFYSSSIFISAGISSGKAATFGIGTIQVIVTGIATTLVDKAGRRILLLISSSLMTASSLLVAVAFFLKDILPENSHSVLEVLALVGLVILVVGFSVGLGAIPWVIMSEILPVSIKSLAGSVATLANWLSATIVTLTANLLLTWSSGGTFTIYALISALTVAFIALWVPETKGKTLEEIQWSFR; this is encoded by the exons ATGAGTTCAGAAATCGCCGCCGAGGATGGGCTACGAAAGCCTTTGTTGCATACGGGGAGCTGGTACCGCATGGCAGGAATGGGCTCCCGGCAGTCCAGCATCATGGGGTCGTCTCTTCAGATTATACGCGAGTCCATCTCCATCTTTCTCTGTGTTTCCATCGTTGCACTCGGCCCGATTCAATTCGGTTTTACA TGCGGATACTCTAATCCAACTCAAACCGACATCATTAAAGATCTTGGCCTCACCATTTCTGAG TTTTCAATATTTGGTTCTTTAGCAAATGTTGGAGCAATGGTAGGAGCAATAGCAAGTGGCCAGATTGCAGAATATATGGGAAGAAAAGGG TCACTTATGATTGCTTCAATCCCCAATATTATCGGCTGGCTTTCTATTTCATTTGCGAAA GATACGTCATTCCTGTTTATGGGAAGGTTATTGGCAGGCTTTGGCGTCGGAATAATTTCTTACACG GTGCCGGTGTACATAGCCGAGATAGCGCCTCAAAATATGAGAGGAAGTCTTGGAGCTGTAAACCAG CTTTCAGTAACAATTGGAATAATGCTGGCTTATTTGTTGGGGCTTTTTCTTCCGTGGAGAATGCTCGCTGTTTTTG GAACTCTACCATGCTTGATCTTGATGCCTGGACTCTTTTTTATACCAGAGTCTCCTCGTTGGTTG gcTAAAATGGGAATGAATGAAGATTTTGAAACTTCTCTGCAAGTTGTACGGGGATTTGAAACAGATATCTCCGCTGAAGTAAATGAGATCAAG AGATCCGTGGCTTCATCAAGCAAGAGAACTGCTCTCAAGTTTTCGGAGTTCAAAAGAAAACGCTATTGGTATCCTTTGATG GTGGGAATTGGACTACTAATGCTTCAGCAACTCAGTGGTATAAACGGTGTCCTTTTCTATTCAAGTAGCATATTTATATCTGCAG GAATTTCATCAGGCAAAGCTGCAACATTTGGTATTGGAACCATTCAG GTTATTGTCACTGGAattgcaactactttagttGACAAAGCTGGTCGCCGAATTCTTCTTCTC ATATCCTCGTCACTAATGACTGCAAGTAGCCTCCTAGTTGCAGTTGCATTCTTTTTAAAG GATATTTTACCCGAAAATTCTCATTCCGTGTTGGAAGTCTTAGCACTAGTTGGGCTCGTG ATTTTGGTGGTTGGTTTCTCTGTAGGACTTGGAGCTATACCTTGGGTTATAATGTCCGAG ATTCTTCCTGTGAGCATTAAAAGTCTGGCCGGTAGTGTAGCAACGCTGGCTAATTGGTTGTCAGCTACGATTGTAACATTGACAGCTAACTTGCTCTTAACTTGGAGCAGTGGAG GGACTTTCACCATTTATGCACTGATATCAGCTCTCACCGTAGCATTCATTGCTCTGTGGGTTCCAGAAACCAAAGGGAAAACTCTAGAAGAAATTCAATGGTCCTTCAGATGA
- the LOC142548238 gene encoding GATA transcription factor 19-like, with the protein MMHRCSSSNVVGACNCGMYHTQSCNSFSMLFSMNNGYRGYDGGGDTYSFSNSPSSSVDCTLSLGTPSTRLTSENGNHGEKKRSSRISAFGWNILPSKQSPAPPSNSKSNRGGSSGNSGGDPLLARRCANCDTTSTPLWRNGPRGPKSLCNACGIRFKKEERRATAAAASTSNGGSYGATETQQMMNNTWAAQPQKTPYYYGNEYQFLQEDNHLNTWRFNVTDQPSFVHDFTR; encoded by the exons ATGATGCACAGATGCAGTAGCTCGAACGTGGTGGGGGCATGCAACTGCGGGATGTACCACACGCAAAGCTGCAATTCGTTTTCGATGCTTTTCTCCATGAACAATGGCTACCGAGGATACGATGGAGGAGGGGACACGTACTCTTTCTCGAATTCTCCTTCGTCTTCTGTGGATTGCACGCTTTCTTTGGGCACGCCTTCCACTCGTCTGACGAGTGAGAATGGCAATCATGGTGAGAAGAAACGTTCTTCTCGTATATCTGCTTTTGGGTGGAATATTTTGCCTTCGAAGCAGTCGCCGGCGCCGCCGTCCAACTCCAAGAGCAACCGTGGTGGAAGCAGTGGGAACTCCGGCGGTGACCCTCTTCTTGCCCGCCGCTGTGCTAATTGCGACACCACCTCCACTCCTCTGTGGAGGAACGGTCCAAGAGGTCCTAAG TCACTGTGCAATGCATGTGGGATTCGCTTCAAGAAAGAAGAGAGACGAGCCACAGCCGCCGCCGCCTCCACCAGCAATGGCGGCAGCTACGGAGCCACGGAAACTCAACAGATGATGAACAACACATGGGCAGCTCAGCCCCAGAAAACACCCTATTACTACGGCAACGAGTACCAGTTCCTGCAAGAAGACAACCACCTCAATACATGGCGCTTCAACGTCACAGACCAGCCGAGCTTCGTCCACGATTTCACAAGataa